Within the Micromonospora citrea genome, the region AGGCCGTCGACGTAGACGTAGCGGCTCTTCACGTGCCCGACCAGGCTGGCCCGGCCCTCGACGAGGTCGACGACGTCGCCGTCCTCGCAGAGCACCACCCGGTCGGGGGCGACGCCGGACTCGATGCCGAGCCGGGCGTGCGCGCGCAGGTGCCGCCACTCGCCGTGCACCGGCATCAGGTTGCTCGGGCGCACCACGTTGAGCAGGTAGAGCAGCTCGCCGGCCGGGGCGTGGCCCGAGACGTGCACCTTGGCGACGTCCTTGTGCACCACCACGGCGCCGGCGCGGGCCAGCCGGTTGATCACCCGGTAGACCGAGGTCTCGTTGCCCGGCACCAGCGACGAGGCGAGCACCACGGTGTCGCCGGGGGCGATGGTGATGTGCCGGTGGTCGCCGCTGGCCATCCGGCCGAGGGCGCTCATCGGCTCGCCCTGGGAACCCGTGGACATCAGCACGATCTGCTCGGGCGGCAGCGTCGTCGCCTCCTCGATCCCGATGACCAGGCCGGCCGGGATGTTGAGCAGGCCGAGGTCGCGGGCGATGCCCATGTTGCGCACCATCGAGCGGCCGATCAGGGCGACCTTGCGGCCGTGCTCGGCGGCGGAGTCGAAGACCTGCTGCACCCGGTGCACGTGCGAGGCGAACGAGGCGACGATGATCCGCCCCTTGGCCTTCGCGAAGATCGAGTCCAGCACCGGCCCGATCTCCCGCTCGGGGGTGACGAAGCCGGGGATCTCCGCGTTGGTGGAGTCCGACAGCAGCAGGTCGACGCCCTCGGCGCCGAGCCGGGCGAAGCCGGCCAGGTCGGTGATCCGGCCGTCCAGCGGGAGCTGGTCCATCTTGAAGTCGCCGGTGTGCAGCACCAGGCCGGCCGGCGTGCGGATGGCCACCGCGAGGGCGTCCGGGATCGAGTGGTTGACCGCGAAGAACTCGCACTCGAACGGGCCGAGCCGCTCCCGGCCGCCCTCCCGCACGGTCAGCGTGTAGGGCTGGATCCGCCGCTCGGCGAGCTTCGCCTCGACCAGGGCGAGGGTGAACTGCGAACCCACCAGCGGGATGTCGGGCTTGTGGGCGAGCAGGTAGGGCACCGCGCCGATGTGGTCCTCGTGGCCGTGGGTGAGCACGATCGCCTGCACGTCGTCGAGCCGGTCCAGGATCGGGCCGAAGTCCGGCAGGATCAGGTCGACGCCGGGCTGCTCC harbors:
- a CDS encoding ribonuclease J — protein: MTEAHIEAELPPPLPEGGLRIIPLGGLGAIGRNMTVFEYDGKLLVVDCGVLFPDVEQPGVDLILPDFGPILDRLDDVQAIVLTHGHEDHIGAVPYLLAHKPDIPLVGSQFTLALVEAKLAERRIQPYTLTVREGGRERLGPFECEFFAVNHSIPDALAVAIRTPAGLVLHTGDFKMDQLPLDGRITDLAGFARLGAEGVDLLLSDSTNAEIPGFVTPEREIGPVLDSIFAKAKGRIIVASFASHVHRVQQVFDSAAEHGRKVALIGRSMVRNMGIARDLGLLNIPAGLVIGIEEATTLPPEQIVLMSTGSQGEPMSALGRMASGDHRHITIAPGDTVVLASSLVPGNETSVYRVINRLARAGAVVVHKDVAKVHVSGHAPAGELLYLLNVVRPSNLMPVHGEWRHLRAHARLGIESGVAPDRVVLCEDGDVVDLVEGRASLVGHVKSRYVYVDGLAVGDVSESLLTERRILGDGGFIATTVVVDSVTGKVVAGPTLSAKGFSEDPEAFNPVIPLVTEALNRAAADGITDPHQLQQIVRRTVGRWVNDAYRRRPMIVPTVVEV